From Passer domesticus isolate bPasDom1 chromosome 8, bPasDom1.hap1, whole genome shotgun sequence, a single genomic window includes:
- the LOC135305679 gene encoding probable inactive protein kinase DDB_G0270444 translates to MLPFLLRMAVPDREEEMEVDTKIDTEEEMEIDGEDAGEEEMDVDVEEEEEMDVYVDEEEEMDVDMEESIEDMDID, encoded by the exons atgctcccatttctCCTGAGGatg gctgtcccagacagagaggaggagatggaggtggatacaaagattgatacggaggaggagatggaaatagacggagaagacgctggagaggaagagatggatgtggatgtggaggaggaagaagagatggacgtgtatgtggatgaggaagaagagatggatgtggatatggaagagtccattgaggacatggatattgattaa
- the LOC135306193 gene encoding olfactory receptor 14J1-like yields MNVNPHAKTAQISNSSSISHFLLLALADTRQLQLLHFCLLLGISLAALLGNGLIISAGACGQHLHTPMFFFLLNLALSDLGSICTTVPKVFFFLFFIGSEFYMLTIMCYDHYVSICKPLHYGTLLGSRACAHMAAAAWASAFLNALLLTANTFSLPLCHGNVLGQFFCEIPHILKLSCSKPHLRSLLLLAGSACLSLCCFVFIVFSYVQIFRAVLRIPSEQGRHKAFSTCLPHLAVVSVFLSTGIFAYLKPPSISSPSLDLALSVLYSLVPPALNPLIYSLRNQELKAAVWRLINGCFQEHETAGEFLQPTPNKNNL; encoded by the exons ATGAATGTCA ATCCCCATGCCAAGACGGCACAAAtctccaacagcagctccatcagccacttcctcctgctggcattggcagacacgcggcagctgcagctcctgcacttctgcctcttgctgggcatctccttggctgccctcctgggcaacggcctcatcatcagtgCCGGAGCCTGCGGCCAGCACCTGCACAcacccatgttcttcttcctgctcaacctggccctcagcgacctgggctccatctgcaccactgtccccaaa gtctttttctttctgtttttcattggATCAGAATTTTATAtgctgaccatcatgtgctacgaccactacgtgtccatctgcaaacccctgcactacgggaccctcctgggcagcagagcttgtgcccacatggcagcagctgcctgggccagtgcctttctcaatgctctgctgctcacagccaatacattttccctgcccctatgtcatggcaatgtcctgggccaattcttctgtgaaatcccacacatcCTCAAGCTCTCTTGCTCCAAACCGCACCTCAGGAGTCTGTTGCTTCTCGCGGGTAGTGCCTGTTTATCActgtgttgttttgtgttcattgttttctcctatgtgcagatcttcagggctgtgctgaggatcccctctgagcagggacggcacaaagccttttccacctgcctcccacacctggctgtggtctctgtgttcctcagcactggcatatttgcctacctgaagcccccctccatctcctccccatccctggatctggccctgtcagttctgtactcactggtgcctccagccctgaaccccctcatctacagcctgaggaaccaggagctcaaggctgcagtgtggagactgattaATGGATGCTTTCAGGAACATGAAACTGCTGGAGAATTTCTGCAACCCACTcctaataaaaataatctttga